Proteins from a single region of Paenibacillus sp. BIHB 4019:
- a CDS encoding adenylate kinase, with the protein MNILFMGPPGAGKGTQAERIVSEFGIPHISTGDAFRLAMKEGTALGLKAKEYVDKGLLVPDEITNGIVKERLALDDCNKGFLLDGFPRTLQQAEALDGMLKELDRGIHHVVNLKVDRGFLLARLTGRRICKTCGTTYHILFNPPKQEGVCDKDGGELYQRSDDTEEKVGTRLDEYISKTAPLLDYYSDKGLLREVDGEKEIDAVTSDITSILRGSL; encoded by the coding sequence ATGAACATTTTATTCATGGGCCCTCCGGGAGCCGGTAAAGGAACGCAAGCTGAACGAATCGTTTCCGAGTTTGGTATACCACACATCTCGACAGGCGATGCATTCCGCCTTGCTATGAAAGAAGGCACTGCGCTCGGTCTCAAAGCGAAAGAGTATGTCGATAAAGGACTGCTTGTACCTGATGAGATTACGAACGGTATCGTAAAAGAACGTCTTGCACTAGACGATTGCAATAAAGGGTTTTTGCTGGACGGTTTTCCACGGACATTGCAACAAGCCGAAGCGCTTGATGGCATGCTCAAGGAACTTGACCGAGGCATTCACCATGTCGTTAATTTAAAGGTTGATCGTGGATTTCTCTTGGCACGCCTAACTGGAAGACGCATTTGCAAAACATGCGGAACGACGTATCACATTCTGTTCAATCCGCCGAAGCAAGAAGGCGTCTGTGATAAAGACGGCGGCGAATTGTATCAGCGTTCGGATGATACGGAGGAGAAGGTTGGAACGCGTCTGGATGAGTACATTTCCAAAACTGCTCCACTTCTTGACTATTACAGTGATAAAGGTCTTCTTCGCGAAGTCGATGGCGAGAAGGAAATTGATGCGGTAACGTCCGACATCACTTCCATCTTGCGAGGTTCATTGTAA
- the map gene encoding type I methionyl aminopeptidase, with amino-acid sequence MIIRKSESELRYMREAGRIVADAHQLMARSVKPGITTMELDQLAEDYIRSQGAVPSFKGYNGFPASICASVNDELVHGFPGPRKLNEGDIISIDIGAQYNGYHGDSAWTYPVGAVTPEVQRLLDVAEQSLYAAVNLIRPNEKLFTISHAVQQVVEAAGFSVVREFVGHGIGAKLHEEPQIPNYGMPGRGPKLEPGMVLCIEPMVNIGERYVRTLEDNWTVVTEDGSMCAHFEHTVAVTENGFEILTLSKPQAD; translated from the coding sequence ATGATTATACGCAAATCCGAATCGGAGCTGCGCTATATGAGAGAAGCAGGCAGAATTGTTGCGGATGCCCATCAGTTGATGGCGAGGTCGGTGAAGCCGGGTATTACTACCATGGAGCTTGATCAACTAGCTGAAGACTACATTCGCAGTCAAGGAGCCGTGCCTTCTTTTAAAGGTTACAATGGTTTTCCCGCCAGCATTTGCGCTTCTGTAAATGACGAGCTGGTACATGGTTTTCCAGGACCTCGGAAGTTGAACGAAGGCGATATTATTAGCATCGATATCGGAGCGCAGTACAATGGCTATCATGGCGACTCTGCCTGGACCTACCCGGTTGGCGCAGTAACGCCTGAAGTACAAAGGCTGCTGGATGTAGCGGAACAGTCGCTTTATGCGGCCGTAAATCTCATCCGTCCGAATGAGAAGCTATTTACAATATCCCATGCTGTTCAACAAGTTGTCGAAGCGGCTGGCTTCTCGGTTGTACGCGAATTTGTTGGTCATGGAATTGGAGCGAAGCTTCATGAGGAGCCGCAAATTCCGAACTATGGTATGCCAGGTCGCGGACCGAAGCTTGAGCCAGGAATGGTGCTTTGCATCGAACCTATGGTGAACATCGGTGAACGATATGTCCGCACGCTTGAAGACAATTGGACGGTCGTAACGGAAGACGGCTCGATGTGTGCCCATTTTGAGCATACGGTTGCCGTAACGGAGAATGGTTTTGAAATTTTGACGCTATCGAAGCCACAGGCGGACTGA
- a CDS encoding KOW domain-containing RNA-binding protein, whose product MDKFPQVGQIVKVLRGKDEDSYAVVISVIDERFVMIVDGDKRRFDSPKKKNVLHLELQPVISSEVVNSLLESGRVTNTKLRYVIQKFAHAKGE is encoded by the coding sequence ATGGATAAGTTTCCGCAGGTAGGCCAAATTGTCAAAGTGCTTCGGGGCAAGGATGAAGACAGCTATGCGGTGGTCATATCCGTCATTGACGAACGTTTCGTTATGATTGTAGATGGCGATAAGCGGCGCTTCGACTCGCCAAAGAAGAAGAACGTTCTGCATCTCGAGTTACAGCCTGTGATAAGCAGCGAAGTTGTAAACAGCTTGCTTGAATCAGGCAGGGTGACCAATACCAAGTTACGTTATGTTATACAGAAGTTTGCACATGCGAAAGGAGAATGA
- the infA gene encoding translation initiation factor IF-1: protein MAKEDIIEVEGTVIEPLPNATFKVELENGHQILAHVSGKLRMHFIRILTGDKVVIQLSPYDLTKGRITYRK from the coding sequence TTGGCTAAGGAAGACATCATTGAGGTCGAAGGTACGGTGATTGAACCGTTGCCGAATGCCACATTCAAGGTGGAGCTGGAGAACGGTCATCAAATTCTCGCACATGTTTCCGGTAAGCTCAGAATGCACTTTATTCGTATTCTGACAGGAGACAAGGTGGTTATACAGTTATCGCCTTATGATTTAACAAAAGGGCGCATCACCTATCGTAAGTAG
- the rpmJ gene encoding 50S ribosomal protein L36 produces the protein MKVRPSVKPICEKCKVIRRKGNVMVICENPKHKQKQG, from the coding sequence ATGAAGGTTAGACCTTCGGTTAAGCCGATTTGCGAAAAATGCAAAGTCATTCGTCGCAAAGGCAACGTTATGGTGATTTGTGAAAATCCGAAACACAAACAAAAACAAGGATAG
- the rpsM gene encoding 30S ribosomal protein S13 has translation MARIAGVDLPRDKRVEIALTYIFGIGKVTSQKILSTTGVNADTRVRDLTEDELAKIREAIDKTVKVEGDLRREISLNIKRLIEIGCYRGVRHRRGLPVRGQRTKTNARTRKGPRRTVANKKK, from the coding sequence ATGGCACGTATAGCTGGTGTAGACTTGCCGCGTGATAAGCGCGTCGAAATCGCTCTGACATACATTTTCGGTATTGGCAAAGTGACTTCACAAAAAATCTTGAGCACAACTGGCGTTAACGCGGACACTCGTGTTCGTGATTTGACGGAAGATGAGCTTGCGAAAATTCGTGAAGCAATTGACAAAACAGTTAAAGTGGAAGGCGACTTGCGTCGTGAAATTTCGCTTAACATCAAACGTCTGATTGAAATCGGATGTTACCGTGGTGTTCGTCACCGTCGTGGATTGCCTGTTCGTGGACAACGCACGAAAACAAATGCGCGTACGCGTAAAGGTCCTCGTCGGACTGTAGCTAACAAAAAGAAATAA
- the rpsK gene encoding 30S ribosomal protein S11 — protein sequence MAKPKKVVRTKRRDRKNIESGVAHIRSTFNNTIVTITDPHGNAISWASSGNMGFRGSRKSTPFAAQMAAETAAKAAMEHGMKTVEVMVKGPGAGREAAIRSLQAAGLEVNLIKDVTPVPHNGCRPPKRRRV from the coding sequence ATGGCAAAACCGAAAAAAGTCGTTCGTACAAAACGTCGTGATCGGAAAAATATTGAGTCTGGCGTCGCTCACATTCGCTCGACATTCAATAACACGATTGTTACAATTACGGACCCTCACGGCAATGCAATCTCTTGGGCAAGCTCCGGTAACATGGGTTTCAGAGGTTCGCGTAAAAGCACGCCTTTCGCAGCTCAAATGGCAGCTGAAACTGCAGCTAAAGCAGCAATGGAACATGGCATGAAAACCGTTGAGGTTATGGTTAAAGGTCCAGGCGCTGGTCGTGAAGCAGCTATTCGTTCGCTTCAAGCAGCAGGTCTAGAAGTTAACCTGATTAAAGACGTTACTCCAGTGCCTCATAACGGATGCCGTCCACCAAAACGTCGTCGCGTATAG
- a CDS encoding DNA-directed RNA polymerase subunit alpha, whose amino-acid sequence MIEIEKPKIETVDLNEDGTYGRFIVEPLERGYGTTLGNSLRRILLSSLPGAAVTSVQIDGVLHEFSTVPGVMEDVTEIILNLKGLSLKIHSDEEKVLEIDAEGEGIVTAGDIRADSDVEILNPDLHIATLASGARLHMRVFANRGRGYVQADRNKREDQPIGVIPVDSIYTPITRVNYSVENTRVGQVTNYDKLTLEVWTDGSIRPEEAVSLGAKILTEHLDLFVGLTDEAKDAEIMVEKEEDKKEKVLEMTIEELDLSVRSYNCLKRAGINTVQELITKSEEDMMKVRNLGRKSLEEVQEKLEELGLGLRMEE is encoded by the coding sequence GTGATTGAGATCGAAAAGCCGAAAATCGAGACCGTGGATTTGAACGAGGATGGGACTTACGGACGGTTCATTGTTGAGCCGCTGGAGCGTGGCTATGGCACGACGCTTGGAAATTCGCTTCGCCGAATTTTGTTGTCGTCTTTGCCAGGTGCAGCTGTTACTTCCGTTCAGATCGACGGAGTGCTTCACGAGTTCTCTACAGTTCCAGGAGTGATGGAAGACGTAACTGAAATCATTCTGAACCTGAAGGGCCTCTCGTTGAAAATCCACTCCGATGAAGAGAAGGTTTTGGAAATCGACGCTGAAGGCGAAGGAATCGTTACGGCGGGCGATATTCGTGCTGACAGCGATGTCGAGATTTTGAACCCTGATCTTCACATCGCCACCTTGGCCTCCGGCGCGCGGCTCCATATGCGTGTTTTTGCTAATCGGGGACGCGGATATGTGCAAGCGGACCGTAACAAAAGGGAAGATCAACCGATTGGAGTAATCCCGGTTGATTCGATTTACACGCCAATTACACGTGTAAATTACAGTGTGGAGAATACTCGTGTTGGTCAAGTGACTAACTATGATAAACTTACGCTGGAAGTTTGGACTGATGGCAGTATTCGTCCGGAAGAGGCTGTAAGCCTCGGCGCTAAAATCTTGACTGAGCATTTGGATCTGTTCGTTGGCTTGACTGACGAAGCGAAAGATGCCGAGATTATGGTAGAGAAGGAAGAAGACAAAAAAGAGAAAGTTCTGGAGATGACTATCGAAGAACTGGATCTTTCCGTACGTTCATACAACTGCTTGAAGCGTGCAGGAATCAACACCGTTCAAGAGCTGATTACGAAATCCGAAGAGGACATGATGAAGGTTCGCAACTTGGGCCGCAAGTCGCTTGAGGAAGTTCAAGAGAAGCTGGAAGAACTGGGTCTTGGCCTGCGCATGGAAGAGTAG
- the rplQ gene encoding 50S ribosomal protein L17: MAYQKLGRNASARKALFRDLVTDLFLYERIQTTEAKAKEVRSIAEKLITKAKQGDLHARRQVAAYVRRETIDGEQDAIQKLFSELGPRYSERPGGYTRILKLGPRRGDAAPMVYLELVDRA, from the coding sequence ATGGCATATCAAAAACTAGGCCGTAACGCTAGCGCGCGGAAAGCATTGTTCCGTGACCTCGTTACTGACCTTTTCCTTTATGAGCGTATTCAAACAACGGAAGCAAAAGCGAAAGAGGTTCGTTCGATCGCTGAAAAGCTGATCACGAAAGCGAAGCAAGGCGACTTGCACGCGCGTCGTCAAGTAGCAGCTTACGTGCGTCGTGAAACAATCGATGGAGAGCAAGATGCAATCCAAAAATTGTTCTCGGAGCTGGGCCCCCGTTACTCGGAGCGTCCGGGCGGATACACGCGGATTTTGAAACTAGGACCTCGCCGTGGCGACGCTGCGCCAATGGTATATTTGGAACTGGTAGACCGCGCGTAA
- the truA gene encoding tRNA pseudouridine(38-40) synthase TruA — MRNIAVKVSYDGAQFNGFQSQLEPHLRTVQQEIEKALKALTGEEIHIIGSGRTDAGVHAMGQVFNFHTKSVIPAERWAIALNTRLPKDIVILEAHEVPEHFHSRRSAKRKTYRYSIDRGKFPDVFTREYCFHYPMRLDAEAMAKALPYVIGEHDFTSFTSIHSTKPHHIRTIYEAYFEQQGSKLHMYVTGNGFLYNMVRVIMGTLLWVGQGKLQPEDMKRILEGKSRSLAGPTAMPHGLTLVEVEYPDELRS, encoded by the coding sequence ATGCGAAATATTGCAGTAAAGGTCAGCTATGATGGGGCGCAGTTTAATGGCTTCCAATCTCAGCTGGAGCCGCATCTTAGAACGGTGCAGCAGGAGATTGAGAAAGCGTTAAAGGCGCTCACGGGTGAGGAGATTCATATCATTGGCTCGGGCAGGACGGATGCAGGCGTTCATGCTATGGGCCAGGTATTCAATTTCCATACGAAGTCGGTCATACCGGCGGAGCGATGGGCAATTGCGCTGAATACGAGGCTGCCGAAGGATATCGTTATTTTGGAGGCGCACGAGGTGCCGGAGCATTTTCATTCCCGGCGCTCGGCGAAACGAAAGACGTATCGTTATTCGATAGATCGTGGCAAGTTCCCGGATGTATTCACCCGCGAGTATTGCTTTCATTATCCGATGCGCTTAGACGCAGAGGCTATGGCGAAGGCACTGCCCTATGTGATAGGCGAGCATGATTTTACTTCTTTTACATCTATTCATTCGACGAAGCCGCATCATATAAGAACGATTTATGAGGCGTATTTTGAACAGCAGGGCAGCAAGCTTCATATGTACGTGACCGGCAACGGTTTTTTGTACAATATGGTGCGGGTTATTATGGGAACACTGCTGTGGGTAGGGCAAGGCAAGCTGCAGCCGGAAGATATGAAGCGCATATTAGAGGGCAAAAGCAGGTCTTTGGCTGGCCCAACTGCAATGCCTCATGGCCTTACGCTGGTCGAAGTTGAATATCCCGATGAACTAAGAAGTTAA
- the rplM gene encoding 50S ribosomal protein L13 — protein MRTTYMAKPNEVERKWYIIDAEGKTLGRLASEAASLIRGKHKPQFTPHVDTGDFVIVINAEKIVLTGKKLTDKMYYRHSMYSGGLKVTPANVMIDKKPDRVIELAVHGMLPKTRQGNKMKLRLKAYAGSVHPHQAQNPEVYELRG, from the coding sequence ATGCGTACCACCTATATGGCTAAGCCAAATGAAGTTGAACGTAAATGGTACATCATTGATGCGGAAGGTAAAACCCTCGGTCGTCTGGCAAGCGAAGCAGCTAGCTTGATCCGTGGCAAACACAAGCCGCAATTTACACCTCACGTTGACACAGGCGATTTCGTTATCGTAATCAACGCTGAAAAAATCGTTCTGACAGGTAAAAAACTGACAGACAAAATGTACTACCGTCACTCGATGTACTCTGGTGGTTTGAAAGTTACACCAGCTAACGTTATGATCGACAAAAAGCCTGATCGCGTTATCGAATTGGCTGTTCACGGCATGTTGCCAAAAACACGTCAAGGTAACAAAATGAAGCTTAGACTTAAAGCATACGCTGGTTCGGTACATCCGCACCAAGCACAAAATCCTGAAGTTTACGAACTTCGCGGGTAA
- the rpsI gene encoding 30S ribosomal protein S9, with the protein MAQVQYYGTGRRKHSVARVRLVPGEGRIIINKRDINEYFGLETLKLIVKQPLNLTETLTQYDVLVIANGGGMSGQAGAIRHGISRALLKVDAEYRPALKRAGFLTRDPRMKERKKYGLKAARRAPQFSKR; encoded by the coding sequence ATGGCTCAAGTGCAATACTATGGAACGGGTCGTCGTAAACACTCTGTTGCACGTGTACGTCTCGTGCCAGGTGAAGGACGAATCATCATTAACAAACGTGATATCAACGAATACTTCGGTTTGGAAACATTGAAACTTATCGTTAAACAACCGCTTAACCTGACAGAAACGCTTACGCAATATGATGTATTGGTTATTGCTAACGGCGGCGGTATGTCCGGCCAAGCTGGCGCTATCCGTCATGGTATCTCCCGCGCTCTACTGAAAGTAGACGCTGAATACCGTCCAGCTCTGAAACGCGCTGGATTCCTGACTCGTGACCCACGTATGAAAGAGCGTAAAAAATACGGTCTTAAAGCGGCTCGTCGCGCGCCACAATTCTCGAAACGTTAA
- a CDS encoding phosphoadenylyl-sulfate reductase, whose product MNLFEKEALIAKQAVELENATPEEIIAFAVATFPNLTFACSFGAEDVVLVDMLQKVSPTTDIFYLDTDFHFKETYETRDRMIERYPGIPFVEVKPKITPEQQAAQYGEELWKTDANQCCDIRKVEPLTRILSQYEAWITGIRRDQAPTRANAKKIEYDTKFGLVKFNPIAHWTTEDVWNYIRENDVIYNPLHDQNYPSIGCEYCTRQVKPGEDPRAGRWAGQEKTECGLHK is encoded by the coding sequence ATGAATCTTTTTGAGAAGGAAGCCCTTATTGCCAAGCAGGCGGTTGAGCTGGAAAATGCAACGCCAGAGGAAATTATTGCTTTTGCGGTTGCGACATTCCCTAATCTTACTTTTGCTTGCAGCTTCGGTGCAGAGGATGTTGTGCTCGTTGATATGCTGCAGAAGGTTAGCCCAACAACGGACATTTTCTACTTGGACACTGATTTCCACTTTAAAGAAACGTATGAAACTCGCGATCGCATGATCGAGCGTTACCCAGGAATTCCGTTCGTAGAGGTAAAGCCGAAAATTACGCCGGAGCAGCAAGCTGCCCAATATGGCGAAGAGCTATGGAAAACCGATGCTAACCAATGCTGCGACATTCGGAAGGTAGAGCCGCTTACGCGGATTTTGTCCCAATACGAAGCATGGATTACAGGTATCCGTCGTGATCAGGCGCCAACACGGGCTAACGCGAAAAAAATCGAGTATGATACAAAATTCGGATTGGTGAAGTTTAATCCGATTGCGCATTGGACAACTGAGGATGTATGGAACTATATCCGTGAAAATGATGTCATCTACAACCCGCTTCATGATCAAAACTATCCGAGCATTGGCTGCGAATATTGCACACGTCAAGTTAAGCCGGGTGAAGACCCGCGTGCTGGACGCTGGGCAGGGCAAGAAAAAACAGAGTGCGGCTTGCATAAATAA
- the cwlD gene encoding N-acetylmuramoyl-L-alanine amidase CwlD: MRRWGRRLVVWITLKGALRLTAAVLAIALVWTLLTYGDERTARTWKTWATPLSGKTIALDAGHGGVDGGAVSKQGVVEKDLNMAIALYLRDYLQQAGAIVVMTREGDYDLAAPDTKAYSRRKTEDLHKRVNVIKESQPNLVISIHMNSIPSAKWSGAQTFYNPANHQDSKVLAAAIQNEIKRNLENTSRVAATENTVYLLKAITDVPTALIEVGFLSNPGEATRLADSDYQRKVAASIYQGMLRYAAGEKMTLSAEEKP; this comes from the coding sequence TTGCGCCGATGGGGACGACGCTTGGTCGTTTGGATAACGCTAAAGGGAGCGCTGCGGTTGACTGCTGCTGTGCTGGCTATTGCACTTGTATGGACGCTGCTTACTTACGGAGATGAGCGCACAGCGCGGACATGGAAAACTTGGGCAACGCCTTTGTCCGGTAAGACGATCGCGCTTGATGCTGGGCATGGTGGAGTAGACGGCGGGGCGGTCAGCAAGCAGGGGGTCGTTGAGAAAGATTTGAATATGGCGATTGCGCTTTATTTGCGCGATTATTTGCAGCAGGCGGGGGCCATTGTCGTGATGACACGCGAAGGGGACTATGATCTGGCAGCTCCAGATACGAAAGCCTATAGCAGACGGAAAACAGAGGATTTGCATAAGCGTGTAAATGTCATAAAGGAAAGCCAGCCTAATTTGGTTATTAGCATTCATATGAACAGTATTCCGTCGGCCAAATGGTCGGGGGCGCAAACCTTTTACAATCCGGCTAATCATCAGGACAGCAAGGTACTAGCTGCTGCTATTCAAAACGAAATCAAACGCAATTTGGAAAATACGAGCCGTGTCGCCGCAACGGAAAACACCGTCTATTTGCTCAAAGCAATTACGGATGTGCCTACCGCTTTAATTGAAGTTGGCTTTCTGTCTAATCCAGGGGAAGCAACCCGGCTCGCCGATTCGGATTACCAGCGCAAGGTTGCCGCCTCCATATATCAAGGGATGCTGCGATATGCTGCTGGAGAGAAAATGACGCTGTCCGCCGAGGAGAAGCCATAA
- a CDS encoding Mrp/NBP35 family ATP-binding protein → MLTREQALEAVEAVTALYTAGEVAVRDVMVKDRQVSLTVLVASEEAKPSLEAALREALARLGAETVHFRFRALEPAAAADASAQRGAPSGGGEASAAAGAGAAGPVQGHGAGLASPLLDARSGVQFIAVASGKGGVGKSTVTVNLAVALARRGKRVGIIDADIYGFSVPDMMGIEERPQVVNERVIPIEKFGVKVMSMGFFVEDNSPIVWRGPMLGKMLRNFFDEIEWGQLDYLLLDLPPGTGDVALDVHQIIPQSKEIIVTTPHATAAFVAARAGAMAIKTEHEIIGIVENMAYYKCSKCGEPEYIFGRGGGGRLAESLHAELLSQIPLGAPDNHPSEPDFSPSVYKAESETGLLYLELADKVLQKCE, encoded by the coding sequence ATGTTAACACGTGAGCAAGCTTTGGAAGCCGTTGAAGCCGTAACGGCGCTATATACGGCGGGCGAGGTAGCCGTCCGCGATGTGATGGTGAAGGACCGTCAAGTTTCACTGACGGTGCTGGTTGCCAGCGAGGAGGCGAAGCCCTCGCTGGAAGCCGCGCTGCGCGAAGCGTTAGCGCGGCTGGGCGCCGAAACCGTGCACTTCCGGTTTCGTGCGCTAGAGCCCGCAGCTGCGGCGGATGCTTCCGCGCAGCGCGGGGCGCCAAGCGGCGGCGGCGAAGCCTCCGCTGCCGCAGGCGCAGGCGCCGCCGGCCCCGTGCAAGGCCACGGGGCCGGGCTGGCGAGCCCGCTGCTGGATGCCCGCAGCGGGGTGCAGTTCATTGCCGTCGCCAGCGGCAAGGGTGGCGTCGGCAAATCCACAGTGACCGTGAACCTCGCGGTCGCTCTCGCTCGCCGGGGCAAGCGTGTCGGCATTATTGACGCCGACATTTACGGCTTCAGCGTGCCCGATATGATGGGCATTGAAGAGCGCCCGCAGGTCGTGAACGAGCGGGTCATCCCGATTGAGAAATTCGGGGTGAAGGTGATGTCAATGGGCTTTTTTGTCGAGGACAACAGCCCGATCGTATGGCGCGGCCCGATGCTGGGCAAAATGCTGCGCAACTTTTTTGACGAAATCGAATGGGGCCAGCTTGATTACTTGCTGCTCGACTTGCCGCCGGGAACAGGCGATGTGGCGCTGGACGTCCATCAGATCATCCCGCAAAGCAAAGAAATTATCGTCACGACGCCTCACGCTACAGCGGCATTCGTCGCTGCCCGCGCAGGGGCCATGGCCATTAAAACCGAGCACGAAATCATCGGTATCGTTGAAAATATGGCATATTACAAATGCAGCAAATGCGGCGAGCCGGAATACATTTTTGGCCGAGGCGGCGGCGGAAGGCTAGCTGAGTCGCTTCATGCCGAGCTGCTGTCCCAAATTCCGCTTGGTGCGCCGGATAATCATCCATCAGAGCCGGACTTCTCGCCATCCGTATACAAGGCAGAGAGCGAGACAGGACTGCTTTATTTGGAGCTTGCAGACAAAGTGCTTCAAAAATGCGAATAG
- the gerD gene encoding spore germination lipoprotein GerD, with amino-acid sequence MRIRMTVIMLLIATSFVLASCGSESSGSSQQVTYKDMKSMVIDILKTEDAQKALQESAQQMSGYNGNTSKLLSVQDQEQVRLAVKDVLVAPEYDKVIKTLMTDVRFAGEFAKAVNKQNKEIHQQLLKDPSYQEQLIKVMKNPEMDKMILEVLQSTQYKKQVMSIMQESMQNPLFRLEVLDLMKKAVQEELKPNPNEKVDKQSSGGDKQDSGDDSGQDSGSGDGQQDNTM; translated from the coding sequence ATGCGCATTCGTATGACGGTAATTATGCTTCTCATTGCAACGTCTTTTGTCTTGGCCAGTTGCGGATCAGAATCATCGGGAAGCAGCCAACAAGTCACGTACAAAGACATGAAATCGATGGTCATTGATATACTCAAAACGGAGGATGCTCAAAAAGCGCTCCAGGAATCGGCCCAGCAAATGTCGGGCTATAACGGGAACACCTCCAAGCTACTGTCCGTTCAGGATCAGGAGCAGGTCCGTCTGGCGGTAAAAGATGTGCTTGTCGCCCCGGAATATGACAAGGTGATCAAGACGCTGATGACCGACGTTCGTTTCGCTGGAGAATTTGCCAAAGCCGTCAATAAGCAGAACAAGGAAATTCACCAGCAGCTGCTTAAAGATCCATCGTATCAGGAGCAGTTAATTAAGGTGATGAAAAATCCGGAGATGGACAAGATGATTTTGGAGGTACTGCAAAGCACGCAGTACAAAAAGCAAGTCATGTCGATTATGCAGGAGTCGATGCAAAATCCGCTTTTCCGGCTTGAAGTGCTCGATCTAATGAAGAAAGCTGTACAGGAAGAGCTGAAACCGAATCCTAATGAAAAGGTGGATAAGCAAAGCTCTGGTGGGGATAAACAAGATTCGGGTGATGACAGTGGCCAGGATTCAGGCTCAGGAGATGGACAGCAGGATAATACGATGTAG
- a CDS encoding KinB-signaling pathway activation protein, whose protein sequence is MSNVNIRKWFFLFWSCMAVGGLATAICGITMQWTDPEFGFMGLDASGFNFAMMALVGLMFGAFSQMGFFAYLTLNYIALSVFRKSYLWNTLQGYSTVFAAFALGYLLYEQRTNNWFFWLLPLLLMVFSLAVSYVKVKQTKAVAFVPTAFLMFTVTFIEAYPALKGETNTAAIIFMIVPLFVCNAYQILMLPRILKSEATESASSAKPVA, encoded by the coding sequence ATGTCAAACGTGAATATCAGAAAATGGTTTTTTCTCTTTTGGAGCTGTATGGCAGTAGGCGGCTTGGCTACGGCGATATGCGGAATAACGATGCAGTGGACGGATCCGGAATTCGGCTTTATGGGGCTGGATGCCTCGGGATTTAATTTTGCAATGATGGCGCTTGTTGGCCTTATGTTTGGAGCATTCAGCCAGATGGGCTTTTTCGCTTATTTGACTTTAAATTATATCGCGCTTAGCGTATTTCGCAAAAGCTATCTCTGGAATACGCTGCAAGGCTATTCCACCGTATTTGCGGCATTTGCCTTAGGCTATTTATTGTATGAGCAGCGGACGAATAACTGGTTCTTCTGGCTTTTGCCGCTTCTGCTTATGGTGTTCTCTCTGGCGGTTTCTTATGTAAAGGTGAAGCAGACGAAGGCGGTAGCTTTTGTGCCGACCGCGTTTCTTATGTTTACCGTTACTTTCATTGAAGCTTATCCTGCTTTAAAAGGGGAAACCAACACCGCAGCCATCATCTTTATGATTGTGCCGCTGTTCGTATGCAATGCGTACCAAATATTGATGCTGCCGCGGATTTTGAAAAGCGAAGCGACCGAATCTGCATCATCTGCAAAGCCGGTCGCTTAA